Sequence from the Bacteroidales bacterium genome:
TGTTTACCGCTATTGAATGCGTAAAAAATGGTAATGTGTGGAAAGGAGAGATTCAACTGCAAAACAAAAAAGGAGAACATTTTTGGGTTCTCGCTTCATTTGCTCCCATATTTAACCGAAGAAGTGAAGTGTCCCACGGTATAGCAAGTATGGAAGATATCACTAGCAGAAAAGAGAATGAAAGAGAACTGCTTCTCTCCAAAATAAAAGCAGAAGAATCTGACAAACTAAAAACTGCGTTTCTCTCCAATTTATCACACGAAATAAGAACTCCATTAAATGCTATTATCGGCTTTTCTTCTTTGCTTACAGATTCGGATCTGTCAATAACTGAAAAGAAAAATCTTTCGGACGTTCTTTATAAAAACTCTAACGATCTTTTAAAGTTAATTGAAAACCTTATTGAAATTTCAGAGATTGAGACAGGTCAACTTGCAATTAAAAAAGGGGAATGTTGTGTTAATAAATTGATGACAGAGCTTCAAGAGACCTATTTAAATGAAGATAAAAAAGGAAAATACGTTAAACTTAACTTTAAGAAAGAAATACGTTCTGAGGATTTTACTATACTTACGGATCCCCTTCGACTTAAGCAGGTTTTAAATAACCTAATCTCCAATGCCACTAAATTCACTGAAAACGGTTTTATTGAATTTGGATATACCTTTAAAGATGAAAGAACGTTAATGTTCTATATTATTGATACCGGTATCGGAATTGAACCCGAAAAGCAAAAATACATTTTTAACCCTTTCCGGCAAGCGGATGATTCAAATACAAGAAGATTTGGAGGTATGGGTCTTGGGCTAGCCATATCAAAACATATGGTTGAGAAGTTAGGGGGGAAAATATGGTTGACAAGTATTCCTGAGTCAGGCTCTACTTTCTTTTTTACGATCCCATATATCCCTGTCCGTTTTAAATTTGAACCAGAACAAAAAGAGGAGAAAAAACAAACTTATAATTGGAAAAATAAAAAAATTCTGGTTGCTGATGATATCGATTCAAACTATGTATATCTAAAAGCGGCAATTAAACACACCTCGGCAGAAGTAATTTGGGCAAAAACAGGCATTGAGGCAGTTGAGCTCGTAAGGAATAATCCTGATATTAATATTGTATTAATGGATGTCGTAATGCCCGAAATGGATGGTTATGAGGCCACTAAACTTATTAAACTTCACAACAATCACCTACCTGTTGTTTGCCAAACCGCCTACCCAAACAATGACAATAATCAAATTGCAATTGACTGTGGTTTCGATAGTTTTATGGCAAAACCCATTAAAATAGATGGAATGCTTCAAATTATTGATAAATTTATCTCGCAGAACTAGTATTGAATTTATCATTTTACATTCCAAATAATTATATTTTCTTTTTACTCATCGCTATTTTTCTATTTAACGTGAGTTCGATGTAAGCATAAAATATTGATTTTCAGCACAGCAATAGATTGTTACTTTGTCATGCAGAACGAAGTGAAGCATCTATTTTCTAGGCAATTAGATCCTTCGCTCCGCTCAGGATGGCAGTTCACATCGAACTCACGTTATTTACAGGTGAATCTTTATAGAATAAAAAAGATTTCTTTTATCATTGTAACTTTCTTAAATCGGAATCGTCTTATTTTCGAAACCGCAGACTTTTAATGACAGTAGAGGAATATAATAAATGTGTTGACTTGTATGCCGATGGCATCTATCGCTTTGCCCTGAAAACTATAAAAGATCAGGAAAAGGCTAAAGATATCGTTCAGGATGCTTATGAAAAACTTTGGACAAAGCATTCCGACGTTTCTTACGAAAAGGTAAAATCTTACCTTTTTACAACAACATATCATACATCAATTGATGTAATCCGAAAAGAAAGAACAAGAACCGATTTTGAATTCATTCAATTATCCAATACATCTACTATTGATCAGTATAGTGATATTGGTGAAGTTTTAAATAAAGCCGCTGAGCGACTTCCAGATATTCAAAAATCGGTATTGCTTCTTCGGGATTACGAAGGCTATTCATACGAAGAGATTGGAGAAATTACAGGGCTCAACGAATCTCAAGTTAAGGTATATATTTTTAGAGCCCGGCTATTTTTGAAGAACTACCTTGTAAGCATCGAAAATATTATTTAGAAACACAATGAAAATAAATAGGTACAATTATGAAGTGTTTCTTATTGACTATCTCGATGGTACACTGAATCCATCGTTAGCGGGGGAACTCATTGTTTTCTTAGAACAAAACCCTGAACTAAAGAATCAATTCGATGGATTAGAGGATGTTGTTCTGACAGACGAGACTATTTCTTATCCAAATAAAGCAAATCTCAAAAAAAAATCGTTCTCAAGGAATGGTATTGAGAACGAATCCGAATATCTATACATCGCTTCCATAGAAGGAGAAATATCAGACAAGGAAAAAGTGCGTTTGGATGCAATGGTAAAAAAAGATCACACAAGAAATTTTGATTTATTGCTATACCAAAAAACTATCATTCAACCCTCTCATTCAATTGTATTTCCAAATAAAACTAGGTTAAAAAGAACCTCAATAATTCCTATCCGTTATTCAACACTAAAAAGATCAATAGGAATTGCGGCTTCTATTGGGCTATTATTAAGTATTTATACTATTGGAAAAATCCTAGTTAACACGAATTCTTCGCACAAACCCCAAAATAATAATATTATTGCTTCTATTAATCCGATATTAATCAATCCAAAAAAAGAATTACTATTAAATAACCAATTATCACTTGTAAAATCTCTTGATTCTGTTCTGACCAAAAAAACACCAAAAATCCATATCAAATCCAATAAACTAGTCACAAATATTGGTACACAAACAACTAGAAAAGAAGAGCCAATTCCCGCGAAACTATTGAGTATTAATTCTAAAAAAATTGTTGTAGAAGAAGCGACTCAAAATGAAGAGATTATGGGATTAGCCGCATCTTATCCCAGACACAATAGTTTTTCAGTGATTGATAAAAATGGCTACGCAGATAACGTAACGAATAAATCCGGCATAAGAGAAATTGGTATTTTTGAAATCCTACAATATGGTATTCAATCATTCGGGAAATTAATGGGAAAAGATGTTCATTTGAATGCAAAAAAAGATAAGAACGGGAGTATTGAGAAACTAAGCTTTGAATCAAGTTTAATTGCTTTCTCAACCCCAATGAGGAAAAAACAGGAAGGGTTGTAACTATTTTTACTCTTAATCCGTCCTACCAATAAAATAACAAAATCAAATTCCAATTAACATTTAATACTATGAAAAAGTTAATATCCAGTTTATTATGTTTAAGCTTCATATCGGCAGCTTATTCACAAGATCCAGAATTACAAATACAAAAACTAAAAGTATTGGAGAGCAAGGATTCAACATTATTATTACAAAAAACAGATACTCTAAAAGAACATCAGCCACCAAAAGTAAAATCTGATTCAGCAAAAATTCGTATTGGTCGAAGCACCATCACCATAATTGATGACGGCGATAATACAACTTTTAAAGTACCAAACCTTAAAAAATACGACGAAGATTGGGATACCGAGTATCACCACAAATCTAGTTTTCAAGGGCATTGGTCTGGATTGGAGTTTGGTGTAAATGGATTAATGGATAAAAATCAATCATTAACATTGAAAGGTGATTTGGCCGCATTGGATCTCAAGCAAGCACGTTCTTGGAATATTAACCTTAATTTTACACAGTATAGTATTGGCTTTGGAACCGATAAAATAGGGCTAGTCACTGGCATGGGGTTAGAATTTAGCAATTATCATTTTTCAAATCCCATTTCACTTAAAATGGAAAATGGGTTGACTATTGTCGATAGTTCTTACATCACAGGAAATTTTGATGTTCAAAAATCTAAACTATCAACAACGCATTTAACAATACCATTACTTTTAGAATTTCAAATCCCAACGGGTGAGCGAGGACATAGAATATACATTTCTGGGGGTGTAGTAGGTGGCTTAAGGATCGGTACGCACACAAAAGTAATTTATGAAAACGGAGGAAGAAAAAAAGATAAAAATCGTGATGATTTTAATCTTTCAACATTTAGATATGGTTTCACAGCAAGAATTGGGTATAGAGGTTTAAAACTATTTGCAAACTATTATCCTGTTGCGCTTTTCGAAAAAGATAAAGGTCCTGAAGTTTATCCCTTCTCTATTGGCTTGGTCTTATTCGATTTCAACGACTAACTCAACATTAAACTTATTCAAAGGCTGCTCGAACGGGCAGCTTTTTTATTTTATATAACATAATTCATAAATCAATTTTGGGGTTGAAAATCAATTAATTTTATACTTTTGAAAGATTTATAATGATCTCTCGCTATGCGTCATTTAATCATTTATATAACATTAGGGGCTTTCTCTTTTTCAAGTATAGCCCAAGATCGAACTATTGACAGCCTTATAAATAGTTTAAAAAATGAGAAAGTTGATTCTATTGTCTACAAAACCTGTTTAAATGTTGCGAAATTTTATACCGATAGTGCTTACGACAAATCACTGCTTTATTTAAATAAAGCATTAAGTCTCGCAGAGAGATCAAATGACAGGAATCGAGTTGCACATGTTTATCATCAAATTGGTAACGCCTATCAAAGAAAAGGAGAGTTTTCCCTTGCTCTCATCAACTTGAATAATGCGCTTGAAATTCACAATTTCCTTAATAACAAAAAAGGAGCGGGACAACTTTTGAATGACATCGGTTTAATTTATCGAGCCTGGGGAAAGTATGATAAAGCTCTCGAAAACTATATAAAAGCATTACTCCTTTTTGATGAAATAGGAGATATCACTTACGGGGCAATCGCGCTAAACAATATTGGCCAGATATATTATTTCCGAGAAGAATACGACAAATCCATTGAATAT
This genomic interval carries:
- a CDS encoding RNA polymerase sigma factor produces the protein MTVEEYNKCVDLYADGIYRFALKTIKDQEKAKDIVQDAYEKLWTKHSDVSYEKVKSYLFTTTYHTSIDVIRKERTRTDFEFIQLSNTSTIDQYSDIGEVLNKAAERLPDIQKSVLLLRDYEGYSYEEIGEITGLNESQVKVYIFRARLFLKNYLVSIENII
- a CDS encoding outer membrane beta-barrel protein encodes the protein MKKLISSLLCLSFISAAYSQDPELQIQKLKVLESKDSTLLLQKTDTLKEHQPPKVKSDSAKIRIGRSTITIIDDGDNTTFKVPNLKKYDEDWDTEYHHKSSFQGHWSGLEFGVNGLMDKNQSLTLKGDLAALDLKQARSWNINLNFTQYSIGFGTDKIGLVTGMGLEFSNYHFSNPISLKMENGLTIVDSSYITGNFDVQKSKLSTTHLTIPLLLEFQIPTGERGHRIYISGGVVGGLRIGTHTKVIYENGGRKKDKNRDDFNLSTFRYGFTARIGYRGLKLFANYYPVALFEKDKGPEVYPFSIGLVLFDFND